One Drosophila virilis strain 15010-1051.87 chromosome 5, Dvir_AGI_RSII-ME, whole genome shotgun sequence DNA window includes the following coding sequences:
- the LOC6626455 gene encoding uncharacterized protein, producing MNGNRKFKSLRLVRFGDVLYDQQKRLIMLCRSCQRHYLSMEAFQTHLSKCIAVKHIVTSIDELQYDEEKRETRLVNGKQELLIYEPDAVRNINSVNCDIDWEAELEDPRWYTDDTRTLPNKAKQSPTNAKENVAKSRTRSLTTKDLEKEKQPHPQSPESPAKRMRHSTPKRTILTNQQQHKLRASLEMPAVTAKIKNEMYVVQNIVDDLRRLEAMRNARPANAAATTTTISPTAANPPMVSIPMPVANTANGDTQQILNKLRACGVEVKRRNTREAMDSSSEADAKKQLALDIMRKLQSNGIKCTKVNNAKQ from the exons atgAACGGCAATCGCAAATTTAAATCGCTGCGGCTAGTGCGCTTCGGCGATGTACTATATGATCAACAAAAGCGTCTGATAATGCTGTGCCGCTCCTGTCAGCGACATTACTTATCAATGGAGGCATTCCAGACGCATCTAAGCAAATGCATTGCTGTCAAGCACATAGTTACGTCCATTGATGAGCTGCAGTATGACGAGGAGAAGCGGGAGACAAGGCTCGTCAATGGAAAGCAAGAG CTGCTCATCTATGAGCCGGACGCAGTGCGGAACATAAACAGCGTGAACTGCGACATAGACTGGGAAGCGGAGCTTGAGGATCCGCGCTGGTACACAGACGACACTCGGACACTgccaaacaaagcaaaacaatcgCCCACCAATGCCAAAGAAAATGTGGCCAAGAGCCGCACGCGCAGTCTAACAACAAAGGATCTTGAAAAAGAGAAGCAGCCGCATCCGCAGTCGCCCGAATCCCCAGCCAAGCGTATGCGACACTCCACGCCAAAGCGCACCATTCTCACgaatcaacaacaacacaaattgCGCGCCAGTTTGGAAATGCCTGCAGTGACAGCtaaaatcaaaaatgaaatgtatgTTGTGCAAAATATCGTAGACGACCTAAGACGTCTGGAAGCAATGAGAAATGCCCGTCCAGCcaacgcagcagcaacaacaacaacaatcagtcCAACTGCAGCAAACCCACCCATGGTTTCCATACCCATGCCAGTGGCCAATACGGCCAACGGAGACACCCAGCAAATACTCAACAAGCTGCGTGCATGCGGCGTGGAAGTCAAGCGCCGCAATACACGCGAAGCCATGGACAGTTCCAGCGAAGCAGATGCGAAAAAGCAGCTCGCCCTGGATATAATGCGGAAATTGCAATCAAATGGCATCAAGTGCACCAAAGTAAACAATGCTAAGCAATAA